One Citrus sinensis cultivar Valencia sweet orange chromosome 5, DVS_A1.0, whole genome shotgun sequence genomic window, CATCTCACCAGGACTCTTCAAGGCTATTGAAGAATCAAGATTCTCAGTTGTTATTTTCTTGAGATACTACTCTTATTCAACTTGGAGCTTGGATGAACTTGCCATGATTGTTTACAGCAAGAACACGAGTAGTGCACAAATGGTTTTTCCGATTCTCTTTGAAGTGGAACCAACTGTTGTAAGGAAACAGACCGGAAGCTTTCATGAAGCTTTTGCTAAACATGAAGAAGCTTTCAGGGAGAATATAAAAAAGGTCCAAAATTGGAGGCATGCTTTGACAGAGGTGGCCAATCCCTCTGGATGGCATTTGAAGGACAGGTAATAATCAATTAACCATCATTATTTCCTCTTCTTATTTTCAAGAACTAATTATAATACCATCACCttagtcaaaattttcaatatgagATGTGTATTTTATTTCGCAGGCATGATGTAGAATTTATTCAGGAAATAGTGAAGGAgatatcaagaaaaaaagggcCTAGAACATTAGGGATTCTTGATGACTTAGTGGAAATGAATTCGCGTCTAAAGAAACTAAGATTGCTTTTAGATGCAGAGTCTCGTGATGTTCGTATGATAGGGATCTGTGGCATGGGAGGAGTAGGTAAAACGACAATTGCAAGAGTTGTTTATGACTTAATTTCTTATGAATTTGAAGTAGTTTTCTTGCCAatgttagagaaatttcgGAAAAGGATGGTCTAATTGCTTTACAAAAGCAACTTCTTTCCAAAACTCTAATGGAAACAGATATTGAGATAAGAAATGACTTTGACGGAATCCAAATGATCAAAAGAGAGTTACGACGTAGAAATGTTCTTGTCGTT contains:
- the LOC102628976 gene encoding disease resistance protein RPV1-like, with protein sequence MVASITSNQRVSSSVPSPSSYCKYDVFLSFRGEDSRTHFACHLHNALTKKGIKIFDDDKELERGKAISPGLFKAIEESRFSVVIFLRYYSYSTWSLDELAMIVYSKNTSSAQMVFPILFEVEPTVVRKQTGSFHEAFAKHEEAFRENIKKVQNWRHALTEVANPSGWHLKDRHDVEFIQEIVKEISRKKGPRTLGILDDLVEMNSRLKKLRLLLDAESRDVRMIGICGMGGVGKTTIARVVYDLISYEFEVVFLPMLEKFRKRMV